One Silene latifolia isolate original U9 population chromosome 4, ASM4854445v1, whole genome shotgun sequence DNA segment encodes these proteins:
- the LOC141651344 gene encoding putative F-box protein At5g55150: MANWSELIPLDIWKKIAESIQFHEDFNVFGKVCSDWRKAMKIANRSKSSIQTPWLLLAEPPCTSTRRFYSLYNRKVLPVELPKPSTTPGQAEDDTDNMTLSLLFPPDKDEDGLGDWRYYSSRGWLISVTQLGLNITLVNPITKQVVQPPPFPDHIFGSRTRSWQWQPNSYLFMYDKFVLSEDPSTTKDYVLAMKFPASVDLAFWKSGDKQWNMLNTHYCHFSDITFHKGEFYAVEQFGKIIAVGNSSPPATPRLVANLMFQCTSPHLSYLVESAGTLLLIFRELEDLENKTLELKCFKVWEINVDTGEAKETTSLGNRAVFLGHNSSFSVEACPPICRPNCIYYTDNYDHNYRFSNTINRCDMGVYDISLDRKIEEFYQGPSCLSKSTLPLWVESPN; this comes from the coding sequence ATGGCTAACTGGAGTGAACTAATACCATTGGACATATGGAAGAAGATTGCCGAGTCGATACAATTTCATGAAGATTTTAATGTATTTGGGAAAGTGTGTAGTGATTGGAGAAAAGCCATGAAAATTGCAAACAGATCGAAGTCATCAATCCAAACTCCATGGCTATTACTTGCAGAACCTCCATGCACATCGACACGTCGGTTTTACAGCCTCTACAACCGTAAGGTTCTGCCAGTTGAGCTGCCTAAGCCATCAACCACACCTGGTCAGGCCGAGGACGACACTGACAACATGACCCTGAGTCTCTTGTTTCCACCAGACAAAGACGAGGACGGACTGGGTGATTGGAGGTACTACTCTTCACGTGGTTGGCTTATTTCCGTCACCCAATTAGGCTTGAACATTACCCTAGTGAACCCGATTACTAAGCAAGTTGTTCAACCCCCGCCCTTCCCGGATCATATCTTTGGAAGTAGAACGAGATCATGGCAATGGCAACCTAATTCATACCTGTTTATGTATGATAAATTTGTGTTGTCAGAAGACCCATCAACTACTAAAGACTACGTGCTTGCCATGAAATTCCCGGCCAGCGTTGATTTGGCTTTCTGGAAAAGCGGGGATAAACAATGGAACATGCTCAACACACATTACTGTCATTTCTCGGACATCACTTTTCACAAAGGAGAATTCTATGCCGTGGAGCAATTTGGAAAAATTATAGCCGTCGGAAACTCAAGTCCCCCAGCAACGCCAAGGCTCGTGGCAAATTTAATGTTCCAATGCACGTCCCCTCACTTGTCTTACTTGGTAGAATCAGCCGGAACATTGCTGCTGATATTTCGGGAATTAGAAGATCTTGAAAACAAAACATTGGAGCTAAAGTGCTTCAAAGTATGGGAGATAAATGTTGATACCGGGGAGGCCAAAGAAACAACGAGTTTGGGAAATAGAGCAGTTTTCCTTGGTCATAACTCGTCCTTCTCTGTCGAAGCGTGTCCTCCTATTTGTAGGCCTAATTGTATCTACTACACTGATAACTATGATCACAACTACCGCTTCTCCAATACCATAAATAGGTGCGACATGGGTGTCTATGATATAAGCTTAGATCGTAAAATCGAAGAATTTTATCAAGGTCCCTCGTGTCTTAGCAAATCTACCTTACCACTATGGGTAGAATCCCCTAATTAG